The Arachis duranensis cultivar V14167 chromosome 2, aradu.V14167.gnm2.J7QH, whole genome shotgun sequence genome has a window encoding:
- the LOC107473742 gene encoding uncharacterized protein LOC107473742 has product MPLYAKFLKELITKRRNCEAKETIVLTEECSAIIQKKLPQKLKVPGSFQIPFIIGDITIEKALCDLGASINLMSLTMMRMVKTEEAKPTRMALQSADRTLKFPHGVVEDLLVKVGEFIFPADFVVLDMEEEANTSIILRRPFLATAGAIIDVQKGELVLRLHEEKMVFNVFKAMSYPKEFIGECMLVDTTKQIVQEVMEEEQCGENIELEQAPDGELPQATMRNSIMPTITDNKDAESPKLELKDLPPSLKYAYLGANNTHLVIINSSLNKEQEEELIQVLRQHKDAIDWTLTDLKGISPSMCMHKILLEEDAKPSG; this is encoded by the coding sequence atgccactctatgccaagttcttaaaggagcttaTAACCAAAAGGAGGAACTGTGAGGCAAAAGAAACCATAGTATTGACTGAGGAATGCAGCGCCATCATACAGAAGAAGTTGCCTCAAAAGCTAAAAGTcccagggagttttcaaatCCCCTTCATCATAGGGGATATCACTATTGAGAAAGCTTTGTGTGATTtgggagctagcataaatcttatgtccctaaccatgatgAGAATGGTGAAGACTGAGGAAGCTaagccaacaagaatggcactccaATCGGCTGACAGAACATTGAAATTTCCACATGGGGTTGTGGAAGACTTGCTAGTGAAAGTAGGAGAATTCATTTTCCCTGCTGATTTCGTTGTGCTGGACATGGAAGAAGAAGCCAACACGTCAATTATCCTAagaagaccatttctagctactgctggagccatcattgatgtgcaGAAAGGAGAACTAGTCTTGAGATTGCATGAAGAAAAAATGGTCTTCAACGTCTTTAAAGCAATGAGTTACCCCAAAGAATTCATAGGAGAATGCATGCTGGTAGACACCACAAAACAGATAGTTCAAGAAGTCATGGAAGAAGAACAATGTGGAGAAAATATTGAACTGGAACAAGCACCAGATGGAGAACTACCACAAGCAACCATGAGGAACTCAATCATGCCAACTATCACAGACAACAAAGATGCAGAGTCACCAAAATTAGAGCTGAAAGATTTACCACCCAGCTTGAAATATGCATATCTGGGTGCTAACAACACTCACCTAGTAATCATAAATTCAAGTCTgaataaggaacaagaagaggaacttATCCAAGTGTTGAGACAACACAAGGATGCCATAGATTGGACACTTACAGATTTAAAGGGGATCAGTCCTTCAatgtgcatgcataaaatcttaCTTGAAGAGGATGCCAAACCCTCAGGATAG